A window of Citrus sinensis cultivar Valencia sweet orange chromosome 7, DVS_A1.0, whole genome shotgun sequence contains these coding sequences:
- the LOC102625658 gene encoding tRNAse Z TRZ4, mitochondrial isoform X2, which produces MPFITPNLRLLFSSSSSSLFPLKLSVPLLSTKPTNRHRSLFTILSYSKRQRSTPFPQQNQRRNRSTFKKEKDKEDHSMEESAKESSFGFNKRRAEGRDKDVHDKKKLQLKVRKLNPINTLSYVQILGTGMDTQDTSPSVLLFFDNQRFIFNAGEGLQRFCTEHKIKLSKVDHIFLSRVCSETAGGLPGLLLTLAGIGDEGLSVNVWGPSDLKYLVDAMKSFIPHAAMVHTHCFGPAPSSDASLPDSAKSANHIILVDNELAKISAILLKPSCSDGSPVKPGETSVIYVCELPEITGKFDPKKAVALGLKPGPKYRELQSGKSVKSDTLDIMVHPSDVLGPSLPGPIVLLVDCPTESHVLELLSAESLNSYYADFSGDPQCAKTVNCIIHLSPVSVTGTSNYQKWMKRFGSAQHIMAGHEMKNVEIPILKSSARITTRLNYLCPQLFPASGFWSLPHFNTSAAESSASEGPVPSICAENLLKFTLRPLANLGIDRTNIPSLEAPSEITNELLSEVPEVVDAAHQISQFWQGPRELKDDCPMLDNEVMIEESWLDENRLPNCLDNVRRDDLEIVLLGTGSSQPSKYRNVSSIYVNLFSKGSLLLDCGEGTLGQLKRRYGVEGADSAVGKLRCIWISHIHADHHAGLARILALRRDLLKGVPHEPLLVVGPGPLKRYLDAYERLEDLDMQFLHCRYTREASWNDFEGNGEPVKNLSTPGSPFSTEGLINKTEANLFAKGSCMQSVWKGPGIPVDNNAAFPLLKNLKNVLNEAGLETLISFPVVHCPQAFGFALKAAERINSVGKVIPGWKIVYSGDTRPCPELVEASRGATVLIHECRRRSRMA; this is translated from the exons ATGCCTTTTATTACACCAAATTTGCGCCTCCTTTTCTCCTCctcctcttcttctctctttccACTTAAACTCTCAGTTCCGCTACTATCCACTAAGCCCACAAACCGCCACCGCTCCCTCTTTACAATTCTCTCTTACTCAAAACGACAGCGTTCCACTCCGTTCCCCCAACAGAACCAGAGGCGAAACAGAAGCACAttcaagaaagagaaagataaaGAGGATCATTCAATGGAAGAAAGCGCTAAGGAATCATCTTTCGGGTTTAATAAAAGAAGGGCCGAGGGCAGAGACAAGGACGTTCACGATAAGAAGAAACTTCAGCTGAAAGTTCGCAAGCTTAATCCCATCAATACACTATCTTATGTTCAG ATTTTGGGGACCGGGATGGATACTCAGGATACTTCACCTTCGGTCCTGCTGTTCTTTGACAACCAAAGGTTTATTTTCAATGCTGGAGAG ggaCTGCAACGGTTCTGCACAGAGCATAAGATTAAATTGTCAAAG GTAGACCACATATTTCTTTCTCGTGTCTGCTCAGAGACTGCGGGTGGACTGCCAG GTCTGCTTTTGACTTTGGCTGGCATAGGAGATGAAGGATTGTCT GTCAATGTATGGGGTCCCTCAGATCTTAAGTATTTAGTTGATGCAATGAAGTCTTTCATTCCACATGCTGCCATGGTTCATACACACTGTTTTGGACCAGCTCCATCCTCTGATGCTTCTCTGCCTGATTCAGCAAAGTCAGCCAACCACATTATTCTTGTTGATAATGAGTTGGCCAAAATATCAGCCATTCTCCTGAAACCGAGTTGCTCAGATGGGTCTCCTGTGAAGCCCGGCGAGACATCGGTGATATATGTTTGTGAATTGCCAGAAATTACAGGAAAATTTGACCCAAAAAAAGCTGTTGCTCTTGGACTAAAACCTGGGCCAAAATATAGAGAACTGCAATCTGGGAAATCAGTGAAGTCAGATACCCTAGATATTATG GTTCATCCAAGTGATGTTTTGGGGCCTTCTCTTCCTGGCCCGATTGTACTCCTTGTTGACTGCCCAACAGAATCTCATGTATTGGAGTTGTTGTCTGCAGAATCTCTCAATAGTTACTATGCAGATTTCTCGGGTGACCCACAATGTGCGAAGACAGTGAATTGTATCATTCATTTAAGTCCTGTTTCTGTCACAGGCACTTCCAACTACCAGAAGTGGATGAAGAGATTTGGTTCTGCCCAACATATTATGGCTGGACATGAAAT GAAGAATGTGGAAATCCCAATTCTGAAATCAAGCGCAAGAATAACAACACGACTTAATTACTTGTGTCCGCAGTTGTTTCCAGCTTCAGGTTTTTGGTCTCTTCCGCACTTTAATACTTCAGCAGCAGAGTCTAGTGCAAGCGAG GGTCCTGTTCCAAGCATTTGTGCTGAGAATCTCCTCAAG TTCACTCTGCGACCTCTTGCTAATCTTGGAATCGACAGAACTAATATCCCAAGTCTAGAGGCTCCCTCAGAAATAACGAATGAGTTACTTTCAGAAGTTCCAGAAGTTGTAGATGCAGCACATCAGATCAGCCAGTTCTGGCAAGGGCCTAGGGAGTTAAAGGATGACTGTCCCATGCTAGACAATGAAGTCATGATTGAAGAGTCATGGTTGGACGAGAATAGACTTCCCAATTGTTTGGACAATGTAAGAAGAGATGACTTGGAGATTGTTCTACTGGGAACTGGTTCATCCCAGCCTTCTAAATACCGGAATGTTAGTTCTATATATGTTAATCTTTTCTCCAAAGGAAGTTTGCTCCTAGATTGTGGTGAAGGAACCCTGGGTCAACTGAAAAGAAG ATATGGTGTAGAGGGCGCTGACAGTGCAGTTGGAAAGCTAAGGTGTATTTGGATATCTCACATTCACGCTGATCACCATGCGGGTTTGGCAAGAATACTCGCTCTTAGACGTGATTTGTTGAAGGGTGTGCCACATGAGCCATTGCTTGTTGTAGGCCCTGGGCCTCTTAAGAGGTACCTAGATGCATATGAAAGACTTGAAGATCTAGACATGCAGTTCCTTCACTGTAGGTACACTAGAGAAGCTTCATGGAATGATTTTGAGGGCAATGGTGAACCAGTTAAGAATCTATCAACTCCTGGAAGTCCATTTAGTACTGAGGGGCTGATCAATAAAACTGAGGCGAATTTGTTTGCTAAAGGAAGCTGTATGCAGAGTGTTTGGAAGGGACCTGGCATTCCAGTTGACAACAATGCGGCTTTCCCATTGCTAAAGAACCTTAAGAATGTGCTAAATGAAGCAGGGTTGGAGACGTTGATTAGTTTTCCTGTTGTCCACTGTCCACAGGCATTTGGTTTCGCTTTGAAGGCAGCAGAAAGAATCAATAGTGTTGGAAAAGTGATACCTGGGTGGAAGATTGTGTATTCAGGTGACACTAGGCCCTGCCCAGAACTAGTAGAAGCATCTCGAGGAGCAACTGTTCTTATACACGAG TGCAGGCGACGTTCGAGGATGGCATGA
- the LOC102625658 gene encoding tRNase Z TRZ3, mitochondrial isoform X1, with translation MPFITPNLRLLFSSSSSSLFPLKLSVPLLSTKPTNRHRSLFTILSYSKRQRSTPFPQQNQRRNRSTFKKEKDKEDHSMEESAKESSFGFNKRRAEGRDKDVHDKKKLQLKVRKLNPINTLSYVQILGTGMDTQDTSPSVLLFFDNQRFIFNAGEGLQRFCTEHKIKLSKVDHIFLSRVCSETAGGLPGLLLTLAGIGDEGLSVNVWGPSDLKYLVDAMKSFIPHAAMVHTHCFGPAPSSDASLPDSAKSANHIILVDNELAKISAILLKPSCSDGSPVKPGETSVIYVCELPEITGKFDPKKAVALGLKPGPKYRELQSGKSVKSDTLDIMVHPSDVLGPSLPGPIVLLVDCPTESHVLELLSAESLNSYYADFSGDPQCAKTVNCIIHLSPVSVTGTSNYQKWMKRFGSAQHIMAGHEMKNVEIPILKSSARITTRLNYLCPQLFPASGFWSLPHFNTSAAESSASEGPVPSICAENLLKFTLRPLANLGIDRTNIPSLEAPSEITNELLSEVPEVVDAAHQISQFWQGPRELKDDCPMLDNEVMIEESWLDENRLPNCLDNVRRDDLEIVLLGTGSSQPSKYRNVSSIYVNLFSKGSLLLDCGEGTLGQLKRRYGVEGADSAVGKLRCIWISHIHADHHAGLARILALRRDLLKGVPHEPLLVVGPGPLKRYLDAYERLEDLDMQFLHCRYTREASWNDFEGNGEPVKNLSTPGSPFSTEGLINKTEANLFAKGSCMQSVWKGPGIPVDNNAAFPLLKNLKNVLNEAGLETLISFPVVHCPQAFGFALKAAERINSVGKVIPGWKIVYSGDTRPCPELVEASRGATVLIHEATFEDGMMEEAIAKNHSTTKEAIDVGSSAGVYRIILTHFSQRYPKIPVVDETHMHKTCIAFDLMSINLADLPILPKVLPYFKLLFKDEMPVDESDDVVDAVSAAS, from the exons ATGCCTTTTATTACACCAAATTTGCGCCTCCTTTTCTCCTCctcctcttcttctctctttccACTTAAACTCTCAGTTCCGCTACTATCCACTAAGCCCACAAACCGCCACCGCTCCCTCTTTACAATTCTCTCTTACTCAAAACGACAGCGTTCCACTCCGTTCCCCCAACAGAACCAGAGGCGAAACAGAAGCACAttcaagaaagagaaagataaaGAGGATCATTCAATGGAAGAAAGCGCTAAGGAATCATCTTTCGGGTTTAATAAAAGAAGGGCCGAGGGCAGAGACAAGGACGTTCACGATAAGAAGAAACTTCAGCTGAAAGTTCGCAAGCTTAATCCCATCAATACACTATCTTATGTTCAG ATTTTGGGGACCGGGATGGATACTCAGGATACTTCACCTTCGGTCCTGCTGTTCTTTGACAACCAAAGGTTTATTTTCAATGCTGGAGAG ggaCTGCAACGGTTCTGCACAGAGCATAAGATTAAATTGTCAAAG GTAGACCACATATTTCTTTCTCGTGTCTGCTCAGAGACTGCGGGTGGACTGCCAG GTCTGCTTTTGACTTTGGCTGGCATAGGAGATGAAGGATTGTCT GTCAATGTATGGGGTCCCTCAGATCTTAAGTATTTAGTTGATGCAATGAAGTCTTTCATTCCACATGCTGCCATGGTTCATACACACTGTTTTGGACCAGCTCCATCCTCTGATGCTTCTCTGCCTGATTCAGCAAAGTCAGCCAACCACATTATTCTTGTTGATAATGAGTTGGCCAAAATATCAGCCATTCTCCTGAAACCGAGTTGCTCAGATGGGTCTCCTGTGAAGCCCGGCGAGACATCGGTGATATATGTTTGTGAATTGCCAGAAATTACAGGAAAATTTGACCCAAAAAAAGCTGTTGCTCTTGGACTAAAACCTGGGCCAAAATATAGAGAACTGCAATCTGGGAAATCAGTGAAGTCAGATACCCTAGATATTATG GTTCATCCAAGTGATGTTTTGGGGCCTTCTCTTCCTGGCCCGATTGTACTCCTTGTTGACTGCCCAACAGAATCTCATGTATTGGAGTTGTTGTCTGCAGAATCTCTCAATAGTTACTATGCAGATTTCTCGGGTGACCCACAATGTGCGAAGACAGTGAATTGTATCATTCATTTAAGTCCTGTTTCTGTCACAGGCACTTCCAACTACCAGAAGTGGATGAAGAGATTTGGTTCTGCCCAACATATTATGGCTGGACATGAAAT GAAGAATGTGGAAATCCCAATTCTGAAATCAAGCGCAAGAATAACAACACGACTTAATTACTTGTGTCCGCAGTTGTTTCCAGCTTCAGGTTTTTGGTCTCTTCCGCACTTTAATACTTCAGCAGCAGAGTCTAGTGCAAGCGAG GGTCCTGTTCCAAGCATTTGTGCTGAGAATCTCCTCAAG TTCACTCTGCGACCTCTTGCTAATCTTGGAATCGACAGAACTAATATCCCAAGTCTAGAGGCTCCCTCAGAAATAACGAATGAGTTACTTTCAGAAGTTCCAGAAGTTGTAGATGCAGCACATCAGATCAGCCAGTTCTGGCAAGGGCCTAGGGAGTTAAAGGATGACTGTCCCATGCTAGACAATGAAGTCATGATTGAAGAGTCATGGTTGGACGAGAATAGACTTCCCAATTGTTTGGACAATGTAAGAAGAGATGACTTGGAGATTGTTCTACTGGGAACTGGTTCATCCCAGCCTTCTAAATACCGGAATGTTAGTTCTATATATGTTAATCTTTTCTCCAAAGGAAGTTTGCTCCTAGATTGTGGTGAAGGAACCCTGGGTCAACTGAAAAGAAG ATATGGTGTAGAGGGCGCTGACAGTGCAGTTGGAAAGCTAAGGTGTATTTGGATATCTCACATTCACGCTGATCACCATGCGGGTTTGGCAAGAATACTCGCTCTTAGACGTGATTTGTTGAAGGGTGTGCCACATGAGCCATTGCTTGTTGTAGGCCCTGGGCCTCTTAAGAGGTACCTAGATGCATATGAAAGACTTGAAGATCTAGACATGCAGTTCCTTCACTGTAGGTACACTAGAGAAGCTTCATGGAATGATTTTGAGGGCAATGGTGAACCAGTTAAGAATCTATCAACTCCTGGAAGTCCATTTAGTACTGAGGGGCTGATCAATAAAACTGAGGCGAATTTGTTTGCTAAAGGAAGCTGTATGCAGAGTGTTTGGAAGGGACCTGGCATTCCAGTTGACAACAATGCGGCTTTCCCATTGCTAAAGAACCTTAAGAATGTGCTAAATGAAGCAGGGTTGGAGACGTTGATTAGTTTTCCTGTTGTCCACTGTCCACAGGCATTTGGTTTCGCTTTGAAGGCAGCAGAAAGAATCAATAGTGTTGGAAAAGTGATACCTGGGTGGAAGATTGTGTATTCAGGTGACACTAGGCCCTGCCCAGAACTAGTAGAAGCATCTCGAGGAGCAACTGTTCTTATACACGAG GCGACGTTCGAGGATGGCATGATGGAAGAGGCTATAGCGAAAAACCACAGCACAACCAAGGAAGCCATAGACGTGGGTTCCTCTGCGGGTGTTTATCGCATCATTCTCACTCACTTCAGCCAAAGATACCCTAAAATTCCTGTAGTTGATGAGACACACATGCATAAAACATGCATTGCATTTGACTTGATGAGCATTAACCTAGCAGATTTGCCAATACTTCCTAAAGTTCTTCCCTACTTTAAATTGCTGTTTAAAGATGAGATGCCAGTTGATGAGTCGGATGATGTCGTTGATGCTGTAAGTGCAGCTTCTTAG
- the LOC102625203 gene encoding protein MODIFIED TRANSPORT TO THE VACUOLE 1: MDSSRRAVESYWRSRMIDGATSDEDKVTPVYKLEEICELLRSSHVSIVKEVSDFILKRLEHKSPVVKQKALRLIKYSVGKSGTDFRREMQRHSAVVRQLFHYKGQLDPLKGDALNKAVRDMAHEAISAIFSEENKPAPVEDLSLNKRIQGFGNTNFEMPSEDKKSFLSEVVGLGSASIKQGLSSFAQGNSMRKNENGSYRSPNLRRSLTIENDYSDRYEPVELRNETQGGYDISKNVAGGSWNQDSRVLKEDRLNGDSSASYTGSKTREEKLLETIVTYGGVRLQPTRDAIQVFLVEAAKLDALAMSRALEAKLQSPLWQVRMKAICVLESILRKKDDEKFSIILSYFCENNDVVVKCSESPQSSLREKANKVLSLLGEEQAGGLVSGSERSVKAETTTVVQMPDLIDTADPEDHSETNNYATNPSDQNISNLSTSSTPLIDDLFTDSLGTGANNSEQKNADDPFADVLFHTSEGKEHVEDLFSGMTVDSKPVASGNLLAADKSGSEPFDDIFGSHTEILPKQENQKNNFNDLMAGFSINEDQLKPEGSSAGVPSESIFSDSSSNPSQQLSSDALSSLLGSQSAGMNANPFPFGTMPYNIPAGMTLNPSIASQPMNYSAMGNLFAQQQFLAAMSNLQHIGNLNVHNSGAANLVGGNGGSPLPDIFQPNFPTQASMPALNNSKKEDTRAFDFISDHLASARDSKRVA; this comes from the exons atggattCGAGTCGAAGAGCTGTGGAGTCGTATTGGAGATCGAGGATGATCGATGGTGCCACGTCTGATGAAGACAAGGTGACGCCTGTGTATAAATTGGAAGAAATTTGTGAGCTTTTGAGATCATCTCATGTGAGTATCGTCAAGGAGGTCTCTGATTTTATCTTGAAGCGGCTCGAGCACAAGAGCCCCGTTGTCAAGCAGAag GCACTGAGACTGATAAAATATTCAGTGGGGAAGTCTGGTACCGATTTCAGGAGGGAAATGCAAAGACATTCAGCAGTTGTGCGTCAGTTGTTTCATTACAAGGGGCAGTTGGATCCATTAAAGGGGGATGCACTGAACAAGGCTGTGCGGGACATGGCTCATGAAGCTATATCTGCTATCTTTTCTGAGGAAAATAAGCCAGCACCTGTAGAAGACCTTAGTCTTAACAAACGAATACAAGGATTCGGGAATACAAACTTTGAAATGCCATCAGAAGACAAGAAATCATTTCTTAGTGAGGTGGTTGGCCTGGGCAGTGCATCTATCAAGCAGGGACTCAGTAGTTTTGCTCAAGGCAATTCAATgagaaagaatgaaaatggaaGTTATAGAAGTCCAAATCTTCGAAGGTCGTTGACAATAGAGAATGATTATTCAGATAGATATGAGCCGGTTGAATTACGCAATGAAACTCAGGGTGGTTatgatatttcaaaaaatgtgGCAGGTGGATCTTGGAACCAGGATTCAAGGGTTTTAAAAGAAGACAGGTTAAATGGGGACTCTAGTGCAAGTTATACTGGGAGTAAGACACGTGAAGAAAAGTTGTTGGAGACCATTGTGACATATGGTGGTGTACGTCTCCAACCAACTCGAGATGCCATTCAGGTTTTCCTTGTCGAGGCTGCTAAGTTGGATGCATTGGCTATGAGTCGGGCCCTTGAAGCAAAACTTCAATCTCCATTGTGGCAG GTTCGAATGAAAGCTATCTGTGTCCTTGAGTcaattttaaggaaaaaggATGACGAAAAATTCTCAATTATTTTGTCTTACTTTTGTGAGAATAATGATGTCGTTGTTAAATGTTCAGAGTCTCCTCAATCTTCTCTGAGGGAAAAGGCTAACAAG GTTTTGAGCCTTCTTGGTGAAGAGCAGGCAGGAGGCTTGGTAAGTGGCTCAGAGAGGTCAGTTAAAGCTGAGACAACTACTGTTGTTCAGATGCCTGACTTAATAGACACTGCTGATCCAGAAGATCACagtgaaacaaataattacgCAACGAATCCAAGTGATCAAAACATAAGTAATCTGTCAACATCCTCAACCCCTCTAATTGATGATTTATTCACAGACAGTCTGGGCACTGGTGCCAACAACAGTGAACAAAAAAATGCTGATGACCCCTTTGCAGATGTCTTGTTTCACACCAGTGAGGGTAAAGAGCATGTTGAAGATCTCTTTTCTGGGATGACTGTTGACAGTAAGCCAGTGGCAAGTGGAAATCTTCTGGCAGCAGATAAAAGTGGATCTGAACcatttgatgatatttttggGTCACACACTGAAATTCTGCCAAAGCAAGAAAACcagaaaaacaattttaatgatttaatggCCGGTTTTTCCATTAATGAAGACCAGTTGAAGCCAGAAGGTTCCTCTGCTGGGGTGCCATCTGAAAGTATCTTTTCGGATTCAAGCAGTAACCCTAGCCAGCAGCTGTCTAGTGATGCTTTGAGCAGCCTACTTGGTTCTCAATCAGCAGGGATGAATGCCAACCCATTTCCATTCGGTACTATGCCATATAATATTCCAGCTGGCATGACATTAAATCCATCTATTGCATCTCAGCCAATGAATTATAGTGCCATGGGGAATTTATTTGCCCAGCAACAATTCCTTGCTGCAATGTCTAACCTTCAACATATTGGTAACCTGAATGTTCATAATTCTGGTGCCGCCAATTTGGTTGGAGGAAATGGAGGCTCACCACTTCCAGATATATTCCAACCAAACTTTCCAACTCAAGCTTCCATGCCTGCCCTGAACAATTCAAAGAAAGAGGACACAAGAGCATTCGATTTTATCTCA GACCATCTTGCATCAGCTCGTGATTCGAAGAGGGTTGCTTAA